In Rhizoctonia solani chromosome 6, complete sequence, the sequence TTCTCAAGGAGGCGGTTTGGAAGTTGGAGGAGAATATGGTCAAGGCTGTGTATGGTAAAATGGCTACGGGGTTGAGCAATGGGTGGAAGGACAAACGGAAACGTGCGCTATTGGCATATATGGCTAATGTCGATGCTACGGTATGTCTTATGCTGTTTGAGTAGTATACTTCTACTAATATATCATTTAGGCTTATACTGTTGGCATCAAGGATATTTTGGCACTCCCCAAGACCGCTGAGAATCACCTCAAAGTTGTGAAGGAGGCAATCAAACAATGCAAGGAAGATCTGGGTATGAATATTGTTGGATGGGTGTCTGATGCTGGAGGCGATTTGCGTGGTATGAGGATTTGTCTGGGAAAAGAGCATCCAGAACTGCTTCTATTTGATTGTTGGGCTCATCAGGTAAGATATAGTCAACAATTTCTAGGCACTTATTGTTATATAACCAAACTAACTAATACTAATGCTGTTAGATTCAGTTGGTTGTTGGCGATGTCCTCAAGCTCAAGAATGATCTTGTTGCTGCAGGCAACAATGCACAAGAGATTGCAAAATGGTTTATATTGCATAGCCAAGCACTTGGGCTTCTCCACAACGAACAGGTGAAGGCAACCGGTCGATCTTGCATGTATACGGTCCCAAACCTCACTTGTTGGACAAGCCACTACATTACTGCACAAGGACTTCTCGACGACCGCGGTCCGTTGCAAGCAACTGTTGCTTTGCACCATGATCGAATGATGCAGATTGGATCACGGGATCCTGAGCGTACCAAACGTGTTCTTGCCGCTGTTGAACAACCCGAGTTCTGGAGGAGGCTTGGAGAGTGAGTGTTTAGCGTACATGAAGTCATTTTCGCATTACTTACACTCTGGTTAGACTTACTTCATATCTTCGACCCCTGGCTATAGCGTTAAACATTGCTCAGGCTGCTGATACACGCCTCTATCATATTCTCGTCACTCTTGGCCGGTTGTATCAACTTTTCGACGACCCAAATATCGATCCCGAGGTTTGAATCCGCGTGCTTGCTAGTCTCGAGCTTTGGTGGCAAAAGTCAGATCAGGATGCTTTCATTTTGGCTATCTTCTTCCACCCATATATCCGGTGTCGTCTCTTCAGCCCAAACAGCCCCGATTTTTGCGCCAATGCGCTTTACACTGTTGTTCAACGAGTCTTCGAGCGTGTTTTTCAGAAAGCCTCGGAATCTGGCCTATTTGAGGCGTTTATGTCCTACTACAACTGGACCAATGAGTTTTCTGCCGAAGCATGGCACCTGAAGGAATACTCGGATATGTATAAGAATGAGGTAAGTTTGCTTAATCGAATTTCGGGGGGTGCGATTTAACATGGAATTACTATATAGGGCAAGGATATTAATCTCGACGCAATTTGGTCAACACTTCCCTGCCCCGGAACGGTCAACACGGGTCGTCACCAGCTTGCGTGCCTCGCAAGGCTCATCCTTTCGATTGTGGCTAATTCTGCTGGCTGCGAGCGATTATTCAGTCGTATGGGGAATATTCATACGAAGCTCCGAAACCGATTCAATTTCAAGCGCGTACACGACATTGCTACAGTCGCTATGGACATCGATGCTCAACACCAAGCCGCTGGTCTCACTCGGAAGCGAACGAGGCGACATTTCGGTACGCCTCAACCACCTCCAGCTTTACGCACTGCTAGCGAGACGGAGGAGCCCACTCTCGATTTGCTTCCTGACCCCCCTTTTGAGACAATCCCTAACAATGATAGCATTGACTCGGgagacgaggaggaagaggagccAGGGGAGCAAAACCTAACTACCCTTGCCACGCAGTTCAACCAAGCGCTTGACGAGGACAGCGATGGGGACGAGGAGCTCCCCGTACCCTCTGCCGTTTCGAGCCAAACTCACACTCGCCCTCGTAGGCTTCGCTTGTATTTCAGCAAGGCTCACGCGATTCCTCTTTCCGAGGTATTTAATTTTTCGGGTTCAGTTGAGGGTGTCGACGAGGGGCTCGGGGTGTTCTGGAAGTTTGGAGTGTCTAACTTAGCTAAGGAGCGTGATGTTTACGAGGCCATTGCGTCTATGCGCGAGTGACCAAGTCGTCTTGTAGCTATTTGTACTATATTTGCGCTAATTTGAAATTTAAGACGAACAAACCAACGTTTTTTCCAACTAGTTGGCTCCACAGTTCGGTCATCGGACAAACTCGGGTTTATTGTCGGTTCATAACAACACTGCTTGTCACTATGACCGAGACGCATAAGCGCCGGGGACCACGGACGAATTACAGACGTGACCTCACCGATCAGCACGACCTCCGCCCAACCACGATGGTAAATTAAATTATTTATATGTGAATTCCTAGTCCCGTGAATCCAATATGCTAACATCAATTCTACCATTAGAGTCTCATCCACGCACTTGTTGCTCGTGAATCCGTCATCCTTGCAGAGAACAGGTCCGGAAAGCGGGACTTTTCGAATGGTGAGCTTGATTGCTTTATCTAGGGATGCGCAATTAACACGGATGATTCGGGCTCTAGCTGTAGCGACGATTCTATCCAAAATCCCTCCGAACAATTCGAAGCTCACATGTAAGCCTCTTCTCGAACTCCCTTTACCCCAGACAGAATCTAATTGGTAGGATAGACGTCTGGGAACAGTACCTCTTCCACTATGTCTCCGAAGACGGCCTCACATTCCTCGTCATGGCTGATGATGCAGCTGGGCGTAGAATGCCGTTTACGTTTATCGCAGATCTTCAACGGCGGGTGAGTCCCCGTGTTTCTTGTGCTGTTACCAAGGGATAGGGAGTGCTGACGTCAGGTGTCTTGGCTTGTAGTTTACCACTGCCTATTCGCGGGACCAGATTGACGATGCTCCCGCGTACGGATTAAATGAGTTTTCGTCGCAAGTTGGGAAGGTGGGTTTTTTTGGTTTGTCGAAAGAGATGGAGGCTGAACAGATTGCTCAGTTGATCGAACAATACAACATAGCCCCTCCCGTCGATGCGCTCAGTCAAGCACAACAAGATCTGGCGCAGGTCAAGGATATCATGGTCCACAATGTGGAGCAGATTCTGAGTCGCGGGGAGAGGATCGAACTGCTGGTTGATAAGACTGTGAGTCCCTTCTTTTCGGGACTCAGGCTTGACATTGATAGCGGGGCTAGGATAACATGGCTACCCAATCCCACGCCTTTCGACGAGGGGCACGAACAGTTCGAAGACAGCAGTTCTGGAGAAACCAGCGGATTGTGGCTTTGAGCGTTTTTGTGGGACTCGTGAGTTGATCTTCCCCCGCACCCGTGTTCCTCATATAACTGACGCTCGGGATAACGTTACTCATCCTCGCTGACCTTGCCACCCGCACTCGGCCGCCGCTCATAGTTGCTCCTCTACATATTCATCGCTCAGTTTTGTGGTGCGGGATTGAATCATTGCCGAGGCTGATCTTTTTCCACTATGAATAATTATATACCTCCTGGTTATTTTGTATCTACTTTGAATTCATTGTCTTATCTTTGTCGCTCGGCGAGAAACCACGTGGGTGAAATTGGCCGAACAACCGGCGCTCGGCAACCAACTTGACTATGACCGAGGCGTTACGCGAATTTCCCAGACTCCCTCTACAACAAGCTCTTGGGCTATATATACATGGTAGACTCGTGTTGTTAGAATTAAACTTTCGATCTTGGCTTTCTCAGGCTGTGGCGTATATCTATTGCTTGCGATTATTGACCAGCCTCTCACTGCGTTGCTCTTGTGTTTGTTCTGCTGGACTATAGACATTACTGTCTTCACAACGATTGTGTTGGATTGATAAGCTATCTTTGACTGACTGGTGACGATGACCGAACCGGTTCATCGACTTGGTCAAAAGACGGCGGGAGCGTGGGGTCTGCATACGGCCACTATTGATTGGTGCGAGGTTCGTATAAAATCTTAATGCTGTTATTTATTAGCTAAATTTCCCTTGGCTAACTTTTTGCTTTTCTACTCGGCCTCTCCGCTCGCCGCATACTTGCTATTCCCTACCCAAAAACTATATGCCATTAATAGGATAACTACACGCACACCCACTACGTCGCCGAATGGTACAATACCATATCCAACATTCCCTTCATCCTCCTGGGCCTCTTTGGAGCCTACTCATTTCTCGCACCACACCTCCAACCGAACCGCAAACCTATCCCAGACGGCACACGGCACGCAGCAGGAAACATCGGAATCATGTGTATCGGTTTCGGTTCAGCCATATTTCACGCAACCCTCAAGTGGCATGCCCAGGTGCGTGTGTCATTTCCTAGCAAATAATTTCGGCATAGCCTGGTCGGATTCCACGTGAATTCCCCAAACCACTTTTTTTGTTTACCGGTTTCAAATTTCCTTGCTTTTGCTGATCGGCACGGGGGTTGACGTAGGTTCTGCTGGATGAATTGCCGATGATCTTCGTGACGAGTTTGGTGCTGTACCTGGTTTGTGCGGACAGTGATCGGTGGAAGGGGCAGAATTCGTGGAAGTTGAAGGTCGGGTTGGCTGCTGTTCCGTTGACAGTGTCTGCAGTATAGTGCGTCCTCTCGCTTCCTTTTTTCTTTCTATTTACTCACCGGTTGTTCTAGTTTATATTACCCAAACCCAATTTTGCACCAAGTATGCTTCGGAATTATCCAGTTAACATCGACATACCGGACTGTTCTCCTCTTCCGTACTGCCCCACCATCAGTCCCACAAGCCGACCTGCGCGCAGCGAAACACTACATCATCACAGGCTCCTTACTCTTCGTCCTCGCGTTCGGAATATGGAACGTCGACAATGTCTGGTGCGATACTTGGACACTGGTACGCTCTAAAGCGTGGGGGCTTGGAGGTGGGATTGGAGAACTGGTCGGAGCGGTGACCCAGGGACATGCATGGTGGCATCTTTTGACTGGGTTAGGATGCGCAAGAATCGGAGTTGGGACGTCCTGTAAGTTTTATTTTTTATATCTTTTTTTTATGTGGGGAGGACTAATGGGAGGAACAGACTTGATGTTGTGCAGGAAGTATCCCGGCGCGTTCGAGCTGACGAGTCCTGCTTGGGGGTTGGTGCCTGCTATTCGCTGGAGGGTGATGGGTGGCAAGGGAGGGCTGGGTGCAAATGCAAAGATGGACAAGTTGCAGTAGCTTGAGCTCAGTATATACCAAATTATATAATTATGCAAAGATTATTTTGACTTTAGTTGCGTTGGTCGTTTTTCCAGACCACCTCGAATGATTTGGTTTGGGTAACCGTTGGTCCGCTATTGCATTTATGCCCATGGTTCCGGATGTCCCTCCTTCTATGATTGCCTTCCTAGAACCCAAAGTGGAAGACGACGCACCTGATCAAACCTGGGAAGTTTCGACAAACTCTCCGCGCACTGTCGCTCCCAAAAAGCGAGGGAATACAGTCGAACAAGACATTGGATTTTTCTAAAAATAAATTTCACTTATAATGGTATTGGGGCCGAGCCCCATGTATGTTAGACTGCAAAACATTGCGCTATGCCCCACCTAGGTAAAGAAGGTGCAAACTAGACGAACAGACGTCACTAGCGATTAAAAGAGATCAGAGACAAATAAGTATCGTATCCGAGTAGAGACCAAGAGACGGCGGTAGTGAATTAAAATAGGAGATACATAAAGTGAGTAGTGGAGAAACTAGAAGCATAGAATTCATGCTCGATCCCAGTATCAAAAGGTTTGTAACAATCAATACTCTGAAGATCTAAGAGTGACCAGGGGTGCTGAAGTATGGTTGCTTGGACTAGCATAAGCATTGACCCCATTAATATTCGTAAAGGTCATTACCCAAGCGTTGAGTATTGGAATTAAGCTGGGGGTACATTACTCGCCCAGGTATTGATGACTTAGACTCGAGGGAAAGGGGAGCATAGTATATGGAGAACAAACCAAGAACAAGACACACATTCACTGGGAGCCCAAGTTACCATCTCCGGGTACCATTCTGAATACAGTTTCAACCATCAAGTTGCGGTTCTAATCTTTTGTAGTTCCGATGTTGAGCAGAGAAGTATTCATTAAAATGTGGCCGAAATGTTTAGCTTCTATAAACCAATCTAATAATAGCTTTGAGATGATGTTCTCTTTTACATTTGTTATGGTTCTGAAGCCGAGATGCATAGCGCTTAACGCGTGGCTGTCCTGCGCTTCAGACTACCCAAGGATCAGTATCAACAGTGGCAATTCAATCTACTATCGCACGTAAGGAGCACTGAGAAATCCGACTAATGGGCTCGTGACGGAACCTGCGAGACACTTGGATCAATGGTTTATTTTTGAGCCTGCTGTAGAAGTACATATCCTGGCGCTCATGGGCAGACTTGGAGATGCATACTACATGCGGTGCCCTCACTTTCTTAATTAAGTGGCTTTAAGTCAAGTATTTCAGCAACGTCAGCTATGAGGTCATTTCTAGCCCTTTTCAACGCCAAAATATGTCAACAAAGGTGCGCTTATTTCACCTAAATAGTCCACAACGCCGGATTGTGGCCACGAGTTCGGTGAGTTCAATAATACCTCGCATAATGGCCATTTATTGCTCCTTCATATATATTAAGTTTGGCGTGGGGTACGTCTTACCGGACTCTAGTTCCATTAAATCAACGCCCGATGAGAGCCTGGGCTGTTGTAGTGGCTTGATTGCAATCTACCCTCATCCTTGGACTGAGTCGCATCTGCTTTATTGAGTAGTCAATTCCTGGCTTTGTTACTTTAGTACTACTCTAAACAACCTTTCTTTATGGCATTAGCAAAAGTACAGATGACTGTAAATTAATTCATTCGGGAATCGCCACAGTCCGTGATTCGTGCTACCAAAGCTCGGCTCCAGCCTAGAAATGTTTGCCCCCTTGGACGGTGCCTGTTCTAACGACAGGCCCCCATTCTTGATCTTAACATCTATCGTAGACTATAAATTCAGTATGATTTCGTATTTATAGTATTTGCTATGGCGCTTGGACGTAGTAGAAACCTTTGGGCCTTGCATCGTTGACCGTCCCACTCTATTATCTGCAAGTCCCATCTGATTGTAccgatatatatatatattgatATGCCTTTACACCACAACCACTTATCTTGCTCGATTGACTCATTATGATTTGGATATGACTAATTTTGGCTGTCTGTCCAAACTTTCTAGATGGCGCGGCCCCGATGGCACGCTGGTTCGATGCATTGCTTCTCTGGTCCCCATCCTATCGTCCTTCTGACTCGTCAATATCCTGTAACCACCCCGTACAGTATAATTACTCAAGAATCTCAGCCCAAGTCATGGTAACCACATGTGTACGTACAGTGAGGTTCAAGAATCTCAGCTGTACTTCACTCAATGGATAACTCAGAACCTATTTTGAGGGCTACAATCTCAGTAATGCACTTCTACTCCAAACCTGCGCTGTGTATCGCGAATGGACCATAGATAAAACTAAGCAGTTTGCTGGTGTCAGTGGGAAAAAGATTGTAGTCACATGCAATTAACTGATAGCTGTAGCTAATTCATGACGTGTATGGCATGCCAAGCCGCGTATTGGATTATTTGAATTCGCATGCTTTACACAACAGGTCCAGTATAATTTCATTCTCATTTCATTATGCATGGTCTTCGCGCTAACTATGAGCTGTGTTGACTACTGTTATTAATTATATCCCTATTGACGCCTGCCTTTTTTATTAATATCTGTCTCCCCCCAAAAAACTCCAGATATCTAAGAATAAACGATTGCACGGACACTCTTCAAGCGATCCAAATAAACATGGACAGACTGCCAAGATTGTGAGGAACCAAATAAACGTGGATACGCATGTGATCTTTATTGTAACTCATGAAACTCAAATTCCTTTCATATTCGTTGCTTAGTTGCTTGCTATAACCGCGGCATATTCTTTCATCCTTGCCGATCCAATGCGCCAGCGGATACTCATTTCGAATGGTCGATCACGCTGTGCTGGCGAGGTGACTCTATGCGTTGATCGTCGAACAGTATTTAAGCAAGACCTTATTTTTCCCTCAGATCATCATTCTTACATTCATTCACACTCACTTAGTTCTGAATACTATGTCTCTCCTTCTGAAGTCCATTCTTGCTGCACTCGTTGCCTCCCAGGGCGCTTTTGCCATTGGAACTCCCTTTGGTTATGCTGCTGGTACAACTGGTGGTGGAAATGCCGCTGCAGCCGTTCCTTCGTCTACTGCTCAACTAGTCAGCTGGTGAGCCTTCTTGTTCTTGCCCTCAGTTACCAATACTGATGGTGCTATTCGCAGGCTTGGGGATAATACGCCTCGAGTCATTCTCCTCGATAAGACATACGATTTTACTGACCTAGAGGTCAGTCTTTACCGAAGTTAGCGCAAATAGATCTTAACCTTCCTTTCGATATTAAGGGCAGCGAAACTGGAAAGGTCTGCAAACCTTGGACGTGCTCCCCTGGTGCTCAAGTTGCTATCGACGTCAATGGTTGGTGTGGCCGAGAGCAGAAGAACGCAAAGACCGTAAGTTCCTTCCTTGTGTTCTATTATGCTTGTAGATTGACGGAGATGTGCTTAGGACACTGCCACCTGGAAAAAGGCGGGTCTGACAGCTATCAAAGTCGGATCCAATAAAACCCTTTTGGGTAAAGGAACCGCAGGCTGGATGTGAGTACATTTTAATTGTCAGTAAGGTTGGAGCAGCCTATTCAATCGGTACGCACAGTAAAGGTAAAGGTCTCCGAATTGCTGGAAGCAGCAATATCATTATCCAAAATGTCCGATTCTCCGACATCAATGCTGCTTTCGTGTGGGGTGGAGATGCACTCACCATTGATGGAGGAAAACAAATCTGGGTATGTACCACTAAAATTATTTGGCAACTAGCTACTGACCGCAATCATAGATCGACCACAACTACGTGAGT encodes:
- a CDS encoding hAT family dimerization protein, with the protein product MLPDPVFANVALVTPEKELQRQIKLSLDQDKSLEEILQFLQNKSKAPPSIKRAFKDYDMEAGLLFYQGQIVVPDVGTLRMDLLRIFHNSPLAGHPGRQCTLELVSRNYYWPGIRADTYWHVDSCEICQQIRKPKYASIPPQPLELPVRPWQHVSYDMIVDLPKDGSHNSILVIVDSFTKYSIFVKCSKKLKAPKLAELFLEHVWKRHGMPEKTILDRGRVFNNKFLQALYKRLGIDPHFSLAYHPQSNGQTEQVNPSIEHFLRAYSGVNQRDWTKWLPMAEFAYNNAVHSSMGKTPFKALYGWEPSLTPSNIPTNVPEADDLAKTMEAQWKEVGSALQQSKQWMIARESGAPVEFKVGEEVWLDAKNVNLKTLSPKLMEQRLGPFKVIKRSPTALTDLNYLQLCVSTTSSTDDKRAFENCPPPITVDGEEEYEVEGITDMEERNGKWFFRVKWKGYGPEENTWEPRENLKNAGKILKKYEEEIKKKALGAAKALRGGAVLNPPNEPNGLGPDLGVPSALLPAVDSSHTSASFLPPDHGIQICAPLNLTPAKTEIFQAKILRLFIANNIALCAIDSVETWLFFNQYFPGAPLPTRQALAGQILKEAVWKLEENMVKAVYGKMATGLSNGWKDKRKRALLAYMANVDATAYTVGIKDILALPKTAENHLKVVKEAIKQCKEDLGMNIVGWVSDAGGDLRGMRICLGKEHPELLLFDCWAHQIQLVVGDVLKLKNDLVAAGNNAQEIAKWFILHSQALGLLHNEQVKATGRSCMYTVPNLTCWTSHYITAQGLLDDRGPLQATVALHHDRMMQIGSRDPERTKRVLAAVEQPEFWRRLGELTSYLRPLAIALNIAQAADTRLYHILVTLGRLYQLFDDPNIDPEDAFILAIFFHPYIRCRLFSPNSPDFCANALYTVVQRVFERVFQKASESGLFEAFMSYYNWTNEFSAEAWHLKEYSDMYKNEGKDINLDAIWSTLPCPGTVNTGRHQLACLARLILSIVANSAGCERLFSRMGNIHTKLRNRFNFKRVHDIATVAMDIDAQHQAAGLTRKRTRRHFGTPQPPPALRTASETEEPTLDLLPDPPFETIPNNDSIDSGDEEEEEPGEQNLTTLATQFNQALDEDSDGDEELPVPSAVSSQTHTRPRRLRLYFSKAHAIPLSEVFNFSGSVEGVDEGLGVFWKFGVSNLAKERDVYEAIASMRE
- a CDS encoding alkaline ceramidase, whose protein sequence is MTETHKRRGPRTNYRRDLTDQHDLRPTTMSLIHALVARESVILAENRSGKRDFSNAVATILSKIPPNNSKLTYVWEQYLFHYVSEDGLTFLVMADDAAGRRMPFTFIADLQRRFTTAYSRDQIDDAPAYGLNEFSSQVGKLIEQYNIAPPVDALSQAQQDLAQVKDIMVHNVEQILSRGERIELLVDKTDNMATQSHAFRRGARTVRRQQFWRNQRIVALSVFVGLDNYTHTHYVAEWYNTISNIPFILLGLFGAYSFLAPHLQPNRKPIPDGTRHAAGNIGIMCIGFGSAIFHATLKWHAQVLLDELPMIFVTSLVLYLVCADSDRWKGQNSWKLKVGLAAVPLTVSAVYLYYPNPILHQVCFGIIQLTSTYRTVLLFRTAPPSVPQADLRAAKHYIITGSLLFVLAFGIWNVDNVWCDTWTLVRSKAWGLGGGIGELVGAVTQGHAWWHLLTGLGCARIGVGTSYLMLCRKYPGAFELTSPAWGLVPAIRWRVMGGKGGLGANAKMDKLQ